Within the Armatimonadota bacterium genome, the region GAACACCGTGTTCGCGGGATAGGCGATATTCGTCGCGACCATATAGCGATAGTAAATTGGGCTGTTGCCGTCGAAGTCGTAGATCAGGGCCTGGTTGATGCCCATGCTCCTGTACCGATCTTCCATCCTCTCGCGGGCGGGGCACTGCCAGACGCCGCCGCGGTTCATGTCCGCCGAGACGGCAACGTCGTTGCCCATCTTCACGTATGGAACGAGCTTGGCATCCCAGTAGCGGTCAGGGGTGTCGAAGCCGCGGTTGGCGAAGTCCACGTAATACATGTACCAATACTCGGCCCAGGTGGGAAAGCCGTCGTCGTAATCGCCGGCATAGAGCATCAGGGCCGTGCCAATCTGCTTGTTGTTGCTCAGGCACAAGGTCTTCTTTGCACTCGCTTTTGCCTGGGCAAAGACCGGGAACAGAATTGCCGCCAAGATCGCGATGATGGCGATCACAACCAGCAATTCGATCAGCGTAAACGCTCGTCGAATCATTGTCTTC harbors:
- a CDS encoding prepilin-type N-terminal cleavage/methylation domain-containing protein yields the protein MIRRAFTLIELLVVIAIIAILAAILFPVFAQAKASAKKTLCLSNNKQIGTALMLYAGDYDDGFPTWAEYWYMYYVDFANRGFDTPDRYWDAKLVPYVKMGNDVAVSADMNRGGVWQCPARERMEDRYRSMGINQALIYDFDGNSPIYYRYMVATNIAYPANTVFTADGGTDGRIAPPHFMQGYYEKWVSHVYYTRDAPWRHGNGANYTYCDGHAKFGMGNKLFPHPMPEGTWGPTSLSRGQSRCATAAYFAPLDREKEYLRERALTLYGVECKERP